From a region of the Streptomyces venezuelae genome:
- a CDS encoding 2-aminoethylphosphonate ABC transporter substrate-binding protein — MTGKRLLRIATAVTGGLALASSLTACGGGSSAADSKGGEKVVTVYSADGLKSEKGDGWYDKVFADFTKKTGIEVKYVEGGSGEMVQRAVREKTNTQADVLITLPPFIQQADGKGLLQSYRPQGSEKVNGADKAADGKWTSVVNNYFGFVYNKKELAEAPRTWEELLDAKYKGKLQYSTPGVAGDGTAVLIKSMHDFGGKESAMDYLKKLQANNVGPSSSTSKLAPKTDKGELLVANGDVQMNFAQSKSMPNLGIWFPAKEGGRPTSFALPYAAGLVDKAPHAENGRKLLDFLLSEEAQQLVSGVGGGFPARTDVKPTDANAVELTKLMTGVEIFEPDWADIDANLTGYVDAWKSATGS, encoded by the coding sequence ATGACCGGCAAGAGACTCCTCCGCATCGCCACCGCCGTCACCGGCGGCCTCGCCCTCGCCTCCTCCCTCACCGCCTGCGGTGGCGGTTCCTCCGCCGCCGACTCCAAGGGCGGCGAGAAGGTCGTCACCGTCTACAGCGCCGACGGCCTCAAGAGCGAGAAGGGCGACGGCTGGTACGACAAGGTCTTCGCCGACTTCACCAAGAAGACCGGCATCGAGGTCAAGTACGTCGAGGGCGGCTCCGGCGAGATGGTGCAGCGCGCCGTCCGCGAGAAGACCAACACCCAGGCCGACGTGCTGATCACCCTGCCGCCGTTCATCCAGCAGGCCGACGGCAAGGGCCTGCTGCAGTCCTACCGGCCGCAGGGCTCCGAGAAGGTCAACGGCGCGGACAAGGCCGCCGACGGCAAGTGGACCTCGGTCGTCAACAACTACTTCGGGTTCGTCTACAACAAGAAGGAGCTCGCCGAGGCCCCCAGGACCTGGGAGGAGCTGCTGGACGCCAAGTACAAGGGCAAGCTGCAGTACTCCACCCCGGGCGTCGCGGGTGACGGCACGGCCGTGCTCATCAAGTCGATGCACGACTTCGGCGGCAAGGAGTCGGCGATGGACTACCTGAAGAAGCTCCAGGCCAACAACGTCGGCCCGTCCTCCTCCACCAGCAAGCTGGCGCCCAAGACCGACAAGGGCGAGCTGCTCGTCGCCAACGGTGACGTCCAGATGAACTTCGCGCAGTCCAAGTCCATGCCGAACCTGGGCATCTGGTTCCCGGCGAAGGAGGGCGGCAGGCCCACCAGCTTCGCGCTGCCGTACGCGGCCGGTCTGGTCGACAAGGCCCCGCACGCCGAGAACGGCAGGAAGCTCCTCGACTTCCTGCTCAGCGAGGAGGCCCAGCAGCTCGTCAGCGGGGTCGGCGGCGGCTTCCCGGCGCGCACCGACGTCAAGCCGACCGACGCCAACGCCGTGGAACTGACCAAGCTCATGACGGGCGTGGAGATCTTCGAGCCGGACTGGGCCGACATCGACGCGAACCTCACCGGCTACGTCGACGCGTGGAAGTCGGCAACCGGAAGCTGA
- a CDS encoding ABC transporter permease, which produces MLVHSKSGRRAAWGLFGVLFLPLFALPLLVVVAASFATHWSGAFPSGPTTGNYAAAVRGESLQALTTSLVTALVSSLLALTVGTWAALAAATLRERGKRMLDALFMLPVAVPSVVVGLAVLVAFSRPPVLLNGTSSIVVLAHTVLVTAFAYQSVAAAIVRLDPAYEQAAASLGARPAYVLWRVRLPLLLPSLTAAAGLCFALSMGELSATMMLYPPDWMPLPVRIFTATDRGSLYSGSAVAVVLMATTLLVLLAVSRIRTSASYR; this is translated from the coding sequence GTGCTGGTGCATAGCAAGAGCGGCCGCCGGGCCGCCTGGGGCCTCTTCGGCGTTCTCTTCCTGCCGCTGTTCGCCCTGCCCCTGCTCGTCGTGGTCGCGGCCTCCTTCGCCACCCACTGGTCCGGGGCCTTCCCCTCCGGTCCGACCACCGGGAACTACGCGGCCGCCGTGCGCGGCGAATCCCTCCAGGCCCTCACCACCAGCCTGGTCACCGCCCTCGTCTCCAGTCTCCTCGCGCTCACCGTCGGCACCTGGGCCGCCCTCGCCGCCGCCACGCTGCGCGAGCGCGGCAAGCGGATGCTGGACGCGCTGTTCATGCTGCCCGTCGCCGTGCCGTCCGTGGTGGTCGGGCTCGCCGTGCTCGTCGCCTTCAGCCGGCCCCCGGTCCTGCTCAACGGCACCAGCTCGATCGTCGTCCTGGCGCACACCGTCCTTGTCACGGCGTTCGCCTACCAGTCGGTCGCGGCGGCGATCGTACGGCTCGACCCCGCGTACGAGCAGGCCGCCGCCTCCCTGGGCGCCCGTCCCGCGTACGTCCTGTGGCGGGTCAGGCTTCCCCTCCTGCTGCCGTCCCTCACGGCCGCGGCCGGCCTCTGCTTCGCCCTGTCCATGGGCGAGCTGAGCGCCACGATGATGCTCTACCCGCCGGACTGGATGCCCCTCCCGGTCCGCATCTTCACCGCCACCGACCGCGGTTCGCTCTACAGCGGCTCCGCCGTCGCCGTGGTCCTGATGGCCACCACCCTGCTGGTCCTCCTGGCCGTCTCCCGGATTCGCACCAGCGCCTCCTACCGCTGA
- a CDS encoding 2-aminoethylphosphonate ABC transporter permease subunit yields the protein MPDAARRARVVPAQDRGSAPEPAPRTPAGLEDRGSAPGPAPRTPAGLDGAPAGLDRVRAGLDGAPARPGRVPRWVWGLPPVALLAFGFLYPLALVVQQSLSPENGGGAFDAYASVFASQSFREALGTTVWLAVGATAGCLVLGFTLALIIAFVPFPGARAVAKFIDVFLSFPSFLITLALLFVYGTVGMANGLVTDLTGAAVGPFRFLTTPWGVLLAEVTYFTPFVMRPLLAAFSQLDTAQLEVAAGLGARPGRIVRQVILPEALPALAAGGSLVLVMCLNEFGIVLFTGAKDVTTLPMLIYGKAILESDYSAACVVAVVNIAISVGLFGLYRVVGKRAGA from the coding sequence ATGCCTGACGCCGCCCGGCGGGCGCGGGTGGTCCCGGCCCAGGACCGGGGCTCCGCCCCGGAGCCCGCGCCTCGAACGCCGGCGGGGCTGGAAGATCGGGGCTCCGCCCCGGGCCCCGCGCCTCGAACGCCGGCGGGGCTGGATGGTGCCCCGGCGGGGCTGGATCGTGTCCGGGCCGGGCTGGATGGTGCCCCGGCGCGGCCGGGAAGGGTGCCGCGTTGGGTGTGGGGGTTGCCGCCCGTGGCCCTGCTCGCGTTCGGGTTCCTGTATCCGCTCGCGCTCGTCGTCCAGCAGTCGCTCAGCCCCGAGAACGGCGGCGGTGCCTTCGACGCGTACGCCTCCGTCTTCGCCTCTCAGAGCTTCCGCGAGGCCCTCGGCACCACCGTCTGGCTGGCCGTCGGCGCGACCGCCGGATGCCTCGTGCTCGGCTTCACCCTGGCGCTGATCATCGCCTTCGTGCCCTTCCCCGGGGCCCGTGCCGTCGCCAAGTTCATCGACGTCTTCCTCTCCTTCCCCTCCTTCCTCATCACCCTCGCCCTCCTCTTCGTCTACGGCACGGTCGGCATGGCCAACGGCCTCGTCACCGACCTCACCGGCGCTGCCGTCGGGCCCTTCCGGTTCCTCACCACCCCCTGGGGCGTCCTGCTCGCGGAGGTCACCTACTTCACGCCCTTCGTGATGCGCCCCCTGCTCGCCGCCTTCTCCCAGCTGGACACCGCCCAGCTGGAGGTCGCTGCCGGCCTCGGCGCCCGGCCCGGCCGGATCGTCCGGCAGGTGATCCTGCCCGAGGCGCTCCCGGCCCTGGCCGCGGGCGGCAGCCTCGTCCTGGTCATGTGCCTGAACGAGTTCGGGATCGTCCTGTTCACCGGCGCCAAGGACGTCACGACCCTCCCGATGCTCATCTACGGCAAGGCCATCCTCGAATCCGACTACTCGGCCGCCTGCGTGGTCGCCGTCGTCAACATCGCGATATCCGTCGGCCTGTTCGGCCTCTACCGGGTGGTGGGCAAGCGTGCTGGTGCATAG
- a CDS encoding ABC transporter ATP-binding protein produces the protein MSGIRFDGVSVAYGGNTVLDSLDLTVEPGEVMALLGPSGSGKTTALRAVAGFVRPVAGRVLIGGRDVTALPPHKRGIGMVVQQYALFPHMRVEDNVAFGLKAQKAPKAEIPGRVAEALELTGMAAYARRHPRELSGGQQQRVAIARALAIRPGVLLLDEPLSALDAQLRSGMLTELARLHRELPDVSILYVTHDQVEALTLADRIAVMDQARLRDCGTPQELYRSPRTEFTASFVGNANLLPVTVAEGGAVFEGRTLTLDRGRAAPGSTATLCVRPHLLGLGAGPNALSGTVAEVQWRGSTHRLYVDVDGHRVKADLPELRVTPALGDRVTLHFEPGDAVLLAAGVSDA, from the coding sequence GTGAGCGGGATCCGTTTCGACGGGGTCAGCGTCGCCTACGGCGGCAACACCGTCCTGGACTCCCTCGACCTGACCGTCGAACCGGGCGAGGTGATGGCCCTGCTCGGCCCGTCCGGTTCCGGCAAGACCACGGCCCTGCGCGCCGTCGCCGGTTTCGTACGGCCCGTCGCGGGTCGGGTGCTGATCGGCGGCCGGGACGTCACCGCGCTCCCGCCGCACAAGCGCGGCATCGGCATGGTCGTCCAGCAGTACGCGCTCTTCCCGCACATGCGGGTCGAGGACAACGTCGCCTTCGGCCTCAAGGCCCAGAAGGCCCCGAAGGCCGAGATCCCCGGCCGCGTCGCCGAGGCCCTCGAACTCACCGGCATGGCCGCCTACGCACGGCGCCACCCCCGCGAGCTCTCCGGCGGCCAGCAGCAGCGCGTGGCCATCGCGCGCGCCCTCGCCATCCGCCCCGGGGTGCTCCTGCTCGACGAGCCGCTGTCCGCCCTCGACGCGCAGCTGCGCTCCGGGATGCTCACCGAGCTGGCCCGGCTGCACCGCGAACTGCCCGACGTATCGATTCTGTACGTCACCCACGACCAGGTGGAGGCGCTCACCCTCGCCGACCGGATCGCCGTCATGGACCAGGCCCGGCTGCGGGACTGCGGGACCCCGCAGGAGCTGTACCGGTCGCCGCGCACCGAGTTCACCGCCTCGTTCGTCGGCAACGCCAACCTGCTGCCGGTGACGGTCGCCGAGGGCGGCGCGGTCTTCGAGGGCCGGACGCTGACCCTCGACCGCGGGCGGGCGGCGCCGGGTTCGACGGCGACCCTGTGCGTACGGCCGCACCTGCTCGGTCTCGGCGCCGGCCCCAACGCGCTGAGCGGCACCGTCGCCGAGGTCCAGTGGCGCGGGTCGACGCACCGGCTGTACGTGGACGTCGACGGGCACCGGGTGAAGGCGGACCTCCCCGAGCTGCGGGTGACGCCCGCGCTGGGGGACCGGGTCACGCTGCACTTCGAGCCGGGGGACGCGGTGCTGTTGGCGGCGGGGGTGTCCGATGCCTGA
- a CDS encoding phosphonatase-like hydrolase gives MSDSTHETDNTGGKLVVLDMAGTTVADGGLVERAFEQAAEHLGVEPGTPDHAEKLRYVLDTMGESKISVFRHLFGTEELARRANTAFEEAYGALVDGGLVTPLPGARAAIEQLRADGRTVVLTTGFARVTQDAILDALGWQDLADLTLCPADAGGRGRPYPDMVLTAFLRTGAVADVRDVVVAGDTAYDMLSGRRAGAGTVAGVLTGAHGREALTRNGATHVLASVAELPALLVESA, from the coding sequence ATGAGCGACTCCACGCACGAAACCGACAACACCGGGGGCAAGCTGGTCGTCCTCGACATGGCCGGCACCACCGTCGCCGACGGCGGCCTCGTCGAGCGCGCCTTCGAGCAGGCCGCCGAGCACCTCGGCGTCGAGCCCGGCACCCCCGACCACGCCGAGAAGCTCCGGTACGTCCTCGACACCATGGGCGAGTCCAAGATCTCGGTCTTCCGCCACCTCTTCGGTACGGAAGAACTCGCCCGCCGCGCCAACACCGCCTTCGAAGAGGCCTACGGCGCCCTCGTCGACGGCGGCCTCGTCACCCCGCTCCCCGGCGCCCGCGCCGCGATCGAGCAACTCCGCGCCGACGGCCGCACCGTCGTCCTGACCACGGGCTTCGCCCGAGTCACCCAGGACGCCATCCTCGACGCCCTCGGCTGGCAGGACCTCGCCGACCTCACGCTCTGCCCCGCCGACGCGGGCGGGCGCGGCCGCCCGTACCCGGACATGGTGCTGACCGCGTTCCTGCGCACCGGCGCCGTGGCCGACGTACGCGACGTCGTGGTCGCGGGCGACACCGCCTACGACATGCTCAGCGGCCGCCGGGCCGGCGCCGGAACCGTCGCGGGCGTCCTCACCGGCGCCCACGGGCGTGAGGCGCTCACGCGGAACGGCGCGACCCACGTGCTCGCCTCCGTCGCCGAACTGCCCGCCCTCCTGGTGGAGTCGGCGTGA
- a CDS encoding TIGR03364 family FAD-dependent oxidoreductase encodes MKVIVVGGGVVGTMHAWQAVERGHEVVQIEREAEARGASLRNFGQIWVSGRAGGEELDTALRARELWERIGAEVPGLGFRANGSLTPVRTPRELAVAEAALARPDAAARGYELLTAAQARKVNPALRGAFEAALWCERDAAVEPRTAQLHLREALRARADGRYTFLPGREVRDVTGPGTVRDDHGDVHRADTVVLATGAWLSGLVRELAPDLPVRRVRLQMMQTDPLGEPLTTSVADPDSFRYYPAYRSPALDVLNAEQEQAPVAAEHKMQLLMVQRRDGGLTIGDTHEYEHPFAFDTLEDPYEHVAAVAESFLGRPLPRIRHRWAGVYAQCTDTTRVVHRQQVADGVWLVTGPGGRGMTCSPAIAETTANELGW; translated from the coding sequence GTGAAAGTCATAGTCGTCGGAGGCGGCGTGGTCGGCACCATGCACGCCTGGCAAGCAGTGGAACGCGGCCACGAGGTCGTCCAGATCGAGCGAGAGGCGGAGGCCCGCGGCGCGTCCCTGCGCAATTTCGGCCAGATATGGGTCAGCGGACGCGCCGGGGGAGAGGAGCTCGACACCGCCCTGCGGGCCCGCGAGCTCTGGGAGCGCATCGGCGCGGAGGTGCCGGGCCTGGGCTTCCGCGCCAACGGCTCCCTCACCCCCGTCCGCACCCCGCGTGAACTCGCGGTCGCCGAAGCGGCCCTGGCCCGCCCGGACGCCGCCGCCCGCGGTTACGAACTGCTCACCGCGGCCCAGGCCCGAAAGGTCAACCCGGCCCTGCGCGGCGCGTTCGAAGCGGCCCTGTGGTGCGAGCGGGACGCGGCCGTCGAGCCGCGCACCGCCCAGCTGCACCTGCGCGAGGCCCTGCGGGCCCGGGCGGACGGCCGCTACACCTTCCTCCCCGGGCGCGAGGTCCGCGACGTGACCGGCCCCGGCACCGTCCGCGACGACCACGGCGACGTCCACCGCGCCGACACGGTGGTCCTGGCCACCGGTGCCTGGCTCTCCGGCCTGGTCCGCGAACTGGCCCCCGACCTGCCCGTGCGCCGCGTCCGCCTGCAGATGATGCAGACCGACCCGCTCGGCGAACCGCTGACCACCTCGGTCGCGGACCCCGACAGCTTCCGCTACTACCCCGCCTACCGGTCCCCCGCGCTCGACGTCCTCAACGCCGAGCAGGAGCAGGCGCCGGTCGCCGCCGAGCACAAGATGCAACTGCTGATGGTCCAGCGCCGAGACGGCGGGCTGACCATCGGCGACACCCACGAGTACGAGCACCCCTTCGCCTTCGACACCCTCGAAGACCCCTACGAGCACGTCGCCGCCGTGGCCGAATCCTTCCTCGGCCGTCCGCTGCCGAGGATCCGCCACCGCTGGGCGGGCGTGTACGCGCAGTGCACCGACACCACCCGCGTCGTCCACCGCCAGCAGGTGGCCGACGGCGTCTGGCTGGTGACCGGACCCGGCGGGCGCGGCATGACCTGCTCGCCCGCCATAGCCGAGACCACCGCGAACGAACTGGGCTGGTAA
- a CDS encoding GntR family transcriptional regulator: MEEQTQRHRPGSPVRSGIPEHGRIPKYYAVKARIAELLDELGEGGTLPTERDLAERYEVSRETVRQALRELLLEGRLRRSGRGTVVAGPKLEQPLSLASYTEGVRRQGRRPGRHLIGLEQFPCPPDLAPGIGAEPGEPVWHLERVLLADDERVGLESTYIRVARAPRLDGDFQPDSSFYGYLRDSLGISFGEADEKLETVLATPREALLIGTPPALPMLLIHRFSRDQDGRPLERVRSLYRGDRFSFTTRLRAE; encoded by the coding sequence GTGGAAGAACAGACCCAGCGGCACCGCCCCGGCTCACCCGTGCGTTCCGGCATTCCCGAGCACGGCCGCATCCCCAAGTACTACGCCGTCAAGGCCCGCATTGCCGAGCTCCTCGACGAGCTCGGCGAGGGCGGCACCCTGCCCACCGAGCGGGATCTCGCCGAGCGGTACGAGGTGTCCCGCGAGACCGTCCGACAGGCCCTGCGCGAGCTGCTGCTGGAGGGCCGGCTGCGTCGATCCGGCCGCGGGACCGTCGTCGCCGGCCCCAAGCTGGAGCAGCCGCTCTCCCTCGCCAGCTACACCGAGGGCGTGCGCCGCCAGGGCCGCCGTCCTGGCCGCCATCTCATCGGCCTGGAGCAGTTCCCCTGCCCGCCCGACCTCGCTCCCGGCATCGGGGCCGAGCCCGGGGAGCCCGTCTGGCACCTGGAGCGGGTCCTGCTCGCCGACGACGAGCGCGTCGGCCTGGAGAGCACGTACATCCGGGTGGCCCGGGCCCCTCGCCTGGACGGCGACTTCCAGCCGGACTCCTCCTTCTACGGCTACCTCCGCGACAGCCTCGGCATCTCCTTCGGCGAGGCCGACGAGAAGCTGGAGACGGTCCTGGCGACCCCGCGCGAAGCCCTGCTGATCGGCACTCCGCCCGCTCTGCCCATGCTGCTCATCCACCGTTTCTCGCGGGACCAGGACGGCCGGCCGCTGGAACGGGTGCGTTCGCTTTACCGTGGTGACCGGTTCAGTTTCACGACCCGCCTGCGGGCCGAATAG
- a CDS encoding ROK family transcriptional regulator → MNTGSGDSRGGVNLPALRGYNEALLLDLLRGAGPAGLGRADLAARTRLTPQAVSKITARLGADGLIAEAGRAASTGGKPSTLLRLVPGVRHAVGVHLDRDELRAVRVDLAGRVVAESGGPLDFGAGPEAAVDAVVRAVARLGDPSGLPLLGVGVAAPGPLDHRAGAMGRVTGFPSWKGFPLRGVLEGLLGLPVLLDKDTNAGAAAAAGAWLRAAWPDADADGAGVGVGVGAARAAGPGVRVGVGADVEADADAYGSGSRTCVYLHVGTGLGAGLWLGGGVYRGARSAAGEFGHQVLLLDGPPCRCGARGCVEVLCLGAVARGDLSEAARILGEGAANLVALLDVDRVLLGGRVVAAAPEVFVAGVGAVLAARALDPARPVVALAGAGVAEGAAELALAPLFGRPG, encoded by the coding sequence GTGAACACGGGTAGCGGGGACAGTCGTGGCGGGGTGAACCTGCCGGCGCTGCGCGGGTACAACGAGGCGCTGCTGCTGGATCTCCTGCGCGGCGCCGGCCCGGCGGGCCTGGGCCGCGCCGATCTCGCGGCCCGTACGAGACTCACCCCGCAGGCCGTCAGCAAGATCACGGCCAGGCTCGGTGCGGACGGGCTGATCGCGGAGGCCGGGCGTGCCGCGTCCACCGGTGGCAAGCCGAGCACCCTGCTCAGGCTGGTGCCGGGTGTACGTCACGCCGTCGGCGTGCATCTGGACCGCGACGAGCTCCGTGCGGTACGGGTCGACCTGGCGGGCCGCGTCGTCGCCGAGAGCGGTGGCCCGCTGGACTTCGGGGCCGGCCCGGAGGCGGCGGTGGACGCGGTCGTACGGGCGGTCGCGAGGCTCGGGGACCCGTCCGGGCTGCCGCTCCTGGGCGTCGGGGTGGCCGCACCGGGACCGCTGGACCACCGGGCCGGGGCGATGGGGCGGGTGACGGGGTTCCCGAGCTGGAAGGGCTTTCCGCTGCGGGGGGTGCTGGAGGGGCTGCTGGGCCTGCCGGTGCTGCTGGACAAGGACACCAACGCCGGTGCGGCCGCGGCTGCCGGGGCATGGCTCCGGGCCGCCTGGCCGGATGCGGATGCGGACGGCGCGGGCGTGGGCGTGGGCGTGGGTGCCGCGCGTGCTGCCGGGCCGGGCGTGCGCGTCGGCGTCGGCGCGGATGTGGAAGCCGATGCCGACGCGTATGGGAGCGGGTCCCGCACCTGTGTGTACCTGCACGTCGGGACCGGGCTCGGCGCGGGGTTGTGGCTGGGCGGCGGGGTCTACCGGGGTGCGCGCTCGGCGGCGGGGGAGTTCGGCCACCAGGTGCTCCTGCTGGACGGCCCGCCGTGCCGGTGCGGTGCGCGGGGCTGCGTGGAGGTGCTGTGCCTGGGCGCGGTGGCCCGGGGGGATCTTTCCGAGGCGGCGCGGATCCTGGGTGAGGGTGCCGCCAACCTGGTCGCGCTGCTGGACGTGGACCGTGTGCTGCTCGGTGGGCGCGTGGTGGCGGCGGCGCCGGAGGTCTTCGTGGCCGGGGTAGGGGCCGTTCTCGCGGCCCGCGCGCTGGACCCGGCCCGGCCGGTGGTCGCCCTGGCGGGGGCGGGTGTGGCGGAGGGCGCGGCGGAGCTGGCGCTGGCGCCGTTGTTCGGGCGTCCGGGGTGA
- a CDS encoding Gfo/Idh/MocA family oxidoreductase, whose protein sequence is MSTPASSDSSPSPAPLRVGLVGYGLAGSVFHAPLVAATDGLTLDTVVTSDPTRQAQARTESPDVHIAASAAELWERDLDLVVIASPNRTHVPLATTALEAGVPVVVDKPLAATAAEARALAALADRSGTFLSVFQNRRWDNDFLTVRRLIADGELGEVQRFESRFERWRPQLKGGWRESGAPEEIGGLLYDLGSHVVDQALVLFGPAVRVYAEADLRRPGAETDDDTFIAITHANGVRSHLYVSATTAQLGPRFRVLGSRAGYVKYGLDPQEGALREGLRPDGDLPWGEEPPHLWGLLGSGESPLTGGGIPVPTEQGDYPAYYAAVAAALRTGGPAPVTAHEAAACLDVLEAARRSSEEGVIVEIPATVSDSD, encoded by the coding sequence ATGAGCACCCCCGCCTCCTCTGACTCTTCCCCCTCCCCCGCCCCGCTGCGCGTCGGCCTCGTCGGCTACGGACTCGCCGGCTCCGTCTTCCACGCCCCGCTCGTGGCCGCCACGGACGGGCTCACGCTCGACACCGTCGTCACCTCCGACCCGACCCGGCAGGCGCAGGCCCGTACCGAGTCCCCGGACGTGCACATCGCCGCCTCCGCCGCCGAGCTGTGGGAACGGGACCTCGACCTGGTCGTGATCGCCTCCCCCAACCGGACGCACGTGCCGCTCGCCACCACCGCCCTCGAAGCCGGCGTCCCGGTGGTCGTGGACAAGCCGCTCGCCGCCACCGCCGCCGAGGCCCGCGCCCTCGCCGCCCTCGCGGACCGCAGCGGCACCTTCCTCTCCGTCTTCCAGAACCGCCGCTGGGACAACGACTTCCTCACCGTGCGCCGCCTCATCGCCGACGGCGAACTCGGCGAGGTCCAGCGCTTCGAGTCCCGCTTCGAGCGCTGGCGCCCGCAGCTGAAGGGCGGCTGGCGCGAGTCGGGCGCCCCGGAGGAGATCGGCGGCCTGCTGTACGACCTCGGCAGTCACGTCGTGGACCAGGCACTGGTGCTGTTCGGCCCGGCCGTACGGGTCTACGCCGAGGCCGACCTGCGCCGCCCGGGCGCCGAGACCGACGACGACACCTTCATCGCGATCACGCACGCGAACGGGGTCCGTTCCCACCTCTACGTCAGCGCGACCACCGCCCAGCTCGGACCGCGGTTCCGCGTGCTGGGTTCGCGGGCCGGCTACGTGAAGTACGGCCTGGACCCGCAGGAGGGCGCCCTGCGCGAGGGGCTGCGGCCGGACGGGGACCTGCCCTGGGGAGAGGAGCCCCCGCACCTGTGGGGACTGCTCGGTTCCGGCGAGTCCCCGCTGACCGGCGGCGGGATCCCGGTCCCGACCGAGCAGGGCGACTACCCGGCGTACTACGCGGCGGTGGCCGCCGCGCTGCGCACGGGCGGGCCCGCGCCCGTGACGGCGCACGAGGCCGCGGCCTGCCTCGACGTACTGGAGGCGGCCCGCCGGTCGTCCGAGGAGGGCGTGATCGTGGAAATCCCCGCCACGGTGTCCGATTCGGACTGA
- a CDS encoding fumarylacetoacetate hydrolase family protein, translating to MKLLRVGPVGSERPALLDRDGTLRDLSGLITDVDGGLLADDAVLTRVRDAAESGELPVLNGEGLRIGAPVGRIGKVVGIGLNYFGHAAEIGSEPPTEPILFLKAPDTVVGPDDTVLIPRGSVKTDWEAELGVVIGSTARYLDSAVQGLAHVGGYVLVNDVSEREFQTERGGTWDKGKNCETFTPIGPWLLTADEVPNPQVLDVKLWVNGELKQDGNTSDQIFPVGEVVRYLSHFMTLYPGDVIVTGTPGGVAMGQPEPKPYLRAGDVVEVEITGLGRQRQEFKGA from the coding sequence ATGAAGCTGCTGCGTGTCGGACCCGTAGGGTCGGAGCGCCCCGCGCTTCTCGACCGGGACGGGACCCTGCGAGACCTGTCCGGCCTGATCACGGATGTGGACGGCGGCCTGCTCGCGGACGACGCCGTGCTGACCCGGGTACGGGACGCGGCCGAGTCCGGTGAGCTTCCGGTCCTGAACGGCGAAGGCCTGCGCATCGGTGCCCCGGTCGGCCGCATCGGCAAGGTCGTGGGCATCGGCCTGAACTACTTCGGCCACGCCGCCGAGATCGGCTCGGAGCCGCCGACCGAGCCGATCCTCTTCCTGAAGGCCCCGGACACCGTGGTCGGCCCCGACGACACCGTGCTGATCCCGCGCGGCAGCGTGAAGACCGACTGGGAGGCGGAGCTCGGCGTCGTCATCGGCAGCACCGCCCGCTACCTGGACTCCGCCGTGCAGGGGCTCGCGCACGTCGGCGGGTACGTGCTGGTCAACGACGTCTCGGAGCGCGAGTTCCAGACGGAGCGCGGCGGCACCTGGGACAAGGGGAAGAACTGCGAGACCTTCACCCCGATCGGCCCCTGGCTGCTCACCGCCGACGAGGTCCCGAACCCGCAGGTCCTGGACGTGAAGCTGTGGGTCAACGGTGAGCTCAAGCAGGACGGCAACACCTCGGACCAGATCTTCCCGGTCGGCGAGGTCGTCCGGTACCTGAGCCACTTCATGACGCTGTACCCGGGCGATGTCATCGTCACCGGTACGCCGGGCGGCGTGGCCATGGGCCAGCCGGAGCCGAAGCCGTACCTGCGGGCCGGTGACGTGGTGGAGGTGGAGATCACGGGTCTCGGCCGTCAGCGCCAGGAGTTCAAGGGCGCGTAG
- a CDS encoding YidC/Oxa1 family membrane protein insertase, protein MSVFTHLVAELGRLLEPVLAQSATAAAIVLFTVLVRLALHPLSRAAFRGATPAAGCLPLLLQLPVFFLMYQAFSSGGELLNHRLFAAPLGSRWTEALGEGGPFGAQGLVFLALFGAIAVVAAWSAVRGRRSAAAAAGAQAAAAASAPKKKPAGGAALPELSAEQQEAMRKLGGVLPLLSFGTLITAAVVPLAAGLYLLTTTAWSVAERAWLEHRKARAAERAALPAAGRPADGVVRSSP, encoded by the coding sequence GTGTCCGTTTTCACCCACCTTGTTGCTGAGCTGGGCCGGCTTCTGGAGCCGGTGCTGGCGCAGTCCGCGACCGCTGCCGCGATCGTGCTGTTCACCGTGCTCGTAAGGCTCGCGCTGCACCCGCTGAGCCGGGCCGCCTTCCGCGGTGCGACCCCGGCTGCCGGCTGTCTGCCCCTGCTGCTGCAGCTGCCGGTGTTCTTCCTCATGTACCAGGCGTTCTCGTCGGGGGGCGAGCTCCTGAACCACCGGCTGTTCGCCGCGCCGCTGGGGTCCCGGTGGACCGAGGCACTCGGGGAGGGCGGCCCCTTCGGGGCGCAGGGGCTGGTGTTCCTCGCACTGTTCGGGGCGATCGCGGTGGTGGCCGCCTGGAGTGCGGTGCGTGGCCGCCGGTCGGCAGCCGCGGCCGCGGGCGCGCAGGCTGCTGCCGCCGCCTCCGCCCCGAAGAAGAAGCCCGCCGGGGGTGCGGCGCTGCCCGAGCTGAGCGCCGAGCAGCAGGAGGCCATGCGCAAGCTGGGCGGCGTACTGCCCCTGCTGTCCTTCGGGACGCTGATCACGGCAGCCGTGGTGCCGCTGGCCGCCGGGCTCTACCTGCTGACCACCACCGCGTGGTCGGTGGCGGAGCGGGCCTGGCTCGAACACCGCAAGGCGCGCGCCGCCGAGCGTGCGGCCCTGCCCGCCGCCGGGCGGCCGGCCGACGGAGTGGTGCGTTCCAGTCCGTGA